The Micromonospora sp. M71_S20 genome has a window encoding:
- a CDS encoding LacI family DNA-binding transcriptional regulator — translation MPSTPRRVTQRDIARLAGVSQATVSLVLNNRADADVRIAPETRDRVLRTIAETGYAADPVARRLAARFNRIIGVFTYEPAFPSGSRDFFHPFLLGIEEYAERAGCDLLLFTSAPVVDGRRRIFHQDNRLRLADGCILLGREIDAAELHRLNRDGFPYVAVGRRDDAGGPVPYVGADYAAAVGELVALALARGHRRLAYLNTDLSAESSADRRRGFVEAATAAESARHLTTVARDAEAILDDLLADRTTVAFVEDFATAVALELASRRRGLSVPGDLSILTLGDPTVPVPTDLAFTGFRIPREEMGRQSVEVLASVIDGSAVGVQQRLLPCELVEGDTLGTPDRRSTAAER, via the coding sequence GTGCCCTCTACACCCCGACGCGTCACTCAGCGTGACATCGCGCGGCTGGCCGGCGTCAGTCAGGCGACCGTGTCGCTGGTGCTCAACAACCGGGCCGACGCCGACGTCCGCATCGCGCCCGAGACCCGCGACCGCGTGCTGCGGACCATCGCCGAGACCGGTTACGCCGCTGATCCCGTGGCCCGCCGGCTCGCCGCACGGTTCAACCGGATCATCGGCGTCTTCACCTACGAGCCCGCCTTCCCCAGCGGCAGCCGCGACTTCTTCCACCCCTTCCTGCTGGGCATCGAGGAGTACGCGGAGCGGGCCGGCTGCGACCTGCTGCTGTTCACCAGCGCCCCGGTGGTCGACGGGCGGCGACGCATCTTCCACCAGGACAACCGGCTCCGCCTCGCCGACGGCTGCATCCTGCTCGGGCGCGAGATCGACGCCGCGGAGCTGCACCGGCTCAACCGCGACGGCTTCCCGTACGTCGCCGTCGGGCGCCGCGACGACGCGGGCGGCCCGGTGCCGTACGTCGGTGCCGACTACGCGGCGGCGGTGGGCGAGCTGGTGGCCCTGGCCCTCGCCCGCGGCCACCGGCGCCTGGCCTACCTGAACACGGACCTGAGCGCGGAGTCCTCGGCGGACCGGCGGCGCGGGTTCGTCGAGGCCGCGACGGCCGCGGAGAGCGCCCGCCACCTGACGACCGTCGCCCGGGACGCCGAGGCCATCCTCGACGACCTGCTGGCCGACCGGACCACGGTGGCCTTCGTCGAGGACTTCGCCACCGCCGTGGCGCTGGAACTGGCCAGCCGGCGGCGCGGCCTGAGCGTGCCCGGCGACCTGTCGATCCTGACGCTCGGCGACCCGACGGTCCCGGTTCCGACCGACCTCGCGTTCACCGGATTCCGCATCCCCCGCGAGGAGATGGGCCGGCAGTCGGTCGAGGTGCTCGCCAGCGTCATCGACGGCAGCGCCGTCGGCGTCCAGCAGCGGCTCCTGCCCTGCGAACTCGTCGAGGGCGACACCCTCGGCACCCCTGATCGGCGGTCCACCGCAGCTGAGCGGTGA